In a single window of the Chaetodon trifascialis isolate fChaTrf1 chromosome 19, fChaTrf1.hap1, whole genome shotgun sequence genome:
- the fndc1 gene encoding fibronectin type III domain-containing protein 1, which translates to MALAASRTLLALFVTFCAPGCGWTAEKPLRPHNGKQTSVDKGLRESWEPSIHLDGRPVDRFVISSSKPTRSHRFTKVGKDSRSHLLEDVDPEWVNLDGFAVLGGAPVSNSSSGPARSPQTAARNQPSVQRATRVDRTAHPLGMSNTRTHRRAPQSSSGPRQPERALAGAPPLERRRQHYTKPQSDQRNRNAHKLTSESVHVVSLQAQKTPGQSVSANRPVATKTTTPEPPEYEAQDISVRVMSPQSVLVSWVDPAVEMEKVTPGVTRSYTIRYREKGESARWEYKDSTQRRMMIDTLSADSMYEFSVRISQEENHGKWSVSVFQRTPESAPSGPPENFEVKPLRGKGTAVIATWDPPEEPNGRIREYILSYAPAMKPFGMKSVTHRGSTTTATVDGLTPGERYIFKIRATNRRGQGPQSKVFSVVMPGSSSAASSLSKTKDSRRTSYSPSKQNIDRDESDLQSTEMPEEPPTSPQPRPSAPVNRRVRPLSQTRSYHSIFSSVRGSVRNTVNRGLSRGRAQDREDAEDEEKIPTLPPPVEETTTMEVVLEPKEPDNDVSPESEDEVGYDEEPLTTETPSLKVLTPSATKASTHPNPSPRRPIKIRVHQKPGSKSSSSSSSTSSSSASSSSSSATSSSSDSSSSSSSSPSTTSLSSSSHIQESADSRKDSVAPAYPDSKVTYDKPSITHAKPSTTVVKETNSQQTEATSVGRGSASAGRTNGFGSRYGYSRRYPGIMFRGNSTRILNGYKPAVTSQSNLPSRTPNQATSNTRNSVTSQSTLPDRTQNHKTPHTSNSAASRSPSQGGTHSHATSDPHNLDKLQSTSESGSQGSTTSQNSGTNPSTTQSRSATSHDTQSSNTSPEQDTTIREGNYDSVYKNTDGEVTRVEEPTSSSKLQPTEEGGEEEGRQENINVKPVVPRTRISPSFAERFPWLASRYPGRFGSGTRTSSSRQDGRSPLTRTSSSMGASTPVLRGTPTRVSGATGAAGVSGIQETSEDLRNPSTQNSLKNGVGAGSIKPSLTNQNTASSYPRNPTTSSSSSSSSSAATSSNSDSHHSSSGHGHSSEPIHSGTTNDNNDHNKDYLHERSTEISGKNDKVSDSTAGPKNPVLTSADPHRKVEENQSVDTSSRTRPGSPSGVIPTHRRPGVGMNGRIRSPLLANRQFGGSRLPIRPQPVQNSRLGSSTSDSSSSSTDSSSSSNVPVLNSDRDVGGGATVTQTGGSGGNSQSTSASSASSSTPRDSFRGQGSRPRYPIVRGKPTNGGQLKPANGNGKNGRPNLTATNDKESPFSRGTSKAVGQRFITGPDGTKWVVDLEQGVLMNQDGQVLQDSQGKPKRVVLGEDGRTIFDLMGSPLVNEDGMALFGHGRDSQPVVNPKDKVLMVGGKPVLGLDLPHLRTTTTTTTMAPTTTPEPTTTDWFIEESTTAQPYPTCPPGTFSKTDELGYPVLDPEGILDCYPEEESSGMEMDHMVTVTMADALALKKDELIVQTTRPPTTTTTTTTTTTTTEIVTLVPDTKPFNKGPSSEFDLSGKKRFTAPYVNYVRKDPGAPCSLTEALEYLQVDVLEDLMEKESLTANQRQPPRNKPHNFTIVAMEGCHSFIILDWARPLKDDMVSGYMVHSASYDDVLNNRWSTRASSGTHLPVENLKPNSRYYFKVQAKNVFGLGPISETLTYVTESDDPLLIERPPGGEPIWVPFTFKYNSAHSSCKGSQYVKRTWYRKFVGVVLCNSLRYKIFMGDGLREPFYSIGDTFGQGEDHCQFVDSYRDGRTGPAYLSNNLPSAQGFYRAYRQEPVSFGVIGRRTSHPFVGWYECGVPIPGKW; encoded by the exons GTCCGGCCAGATCTCCACAAACTGCTGCCAGAAATCAGCCCTCTGTACAGCGAGCCACCAGGGTGGACAGAACAGCTCACCCATTGGGCATGTCTAATACCAGGACACACAGGAGGGCCCCTCAGTCTTCCTCAGGTCCCAGACAGCCTGAGAGAGCTTTGGCTGGAGCCCCCCCACTGGAAAGGAGACGCCAACACTACACCAAGCCTCAGTCTGACCAGAGAAACCGAAACGCACACAAACTAA CATCTGAGTCCGTTCATGTGGTGTCACTGCAGGCACAGAAAACCCCAGGCCAGAGTGTATCTGCCAACAGACCAGTTGCAACCAAAACAACCACACCAG AGCCACCAGAGTATGAGGCCCAGGACATCAGTGTCAGGGTCATGTCTCCTCAGTCAGTCCTCGTCTCCTGGGTTGACCCTGCTGTTGAGATGGAAAAAGTCACCCCCGGGGTAACCAG ATCCTACACAATTAGGTACAGAGAAAAGGGTGAGTCAGCACGCTGGGAGTACAAGGACAGCACCCAGAGGAGAATGATGATAGACACTCTGTCTGCTGACAGCATGTATGAGTTCTCTGTCAGAATCTCCCAGGAAGAAAACCATGGGAAGTGGAGCGTCTCCGTCTTTCAGAGGACTCCTGAGTCAG CACCATCTGGGCCACCAGAGAACTTTGAGGTCAAGCCATTACGAGGGAAAGGAACTGCTGTCATAGCAACTTGGGATCCACCCGAAGAACCTAATGGCAGGATAAGAG AGTACATCCTGTCTTATGCTCCTGCTATGAAGCCATTTGGAATGAAAAGCGTGACGCACCGTGGCAGCACCACCACAGCCACCGTAGATGGCCTCACACCAGGGGAACGGTACATTTTCAAGATTAGAGCCACCAACAGGAGGGGACAGGGACCACAGAGCAAAGTCTTCAGTGTTGTCATGCCAGGAT CCAGCAGTGCTGCCTCATCGCTCTCAAAAACCAAAGACAGCCGCAGGACTAGCTATTCTCCTTCCAAACAGAATATCGACCGTGATGAATCTGACCTCCAGTCGACAGAGATGCCAGAAGAACCACCCACATCACCCCAGCCACGTCCTTCTGCACCTGTCAACAGGCGTGTACGCCCACTTTCCCAGACACGCTCCTATCACAGCATCTTCTCCTCTGTAAGGGGCTCAGTCAGGAACACAGTGAACAGAGGGTTGTCCAGAGGAAGAGCTCAAGATAGAGAAGATGcggaagatgaagagaaaataCCCACACTGCCACCTCCAGTGGAAGAAACAACAACCATGGAGGTTGTACTGGAGCCGAAAGAACCAGACAACGATGTATCCCCTGAATCTGAGGATGAAGTGGGATATGATGAAGAGCCCCTGACTACTGAGACCCCCAGCCTCAAAGTTCTGACGCCCTCCGCAACTAAAGCATCAACTCATCCCAATCCATCACCCAGAAGGCCCATTAAGATCAGGGTCCATCAAAAACCAGGATCTAAGAGTagttcatcctcttcatccacctcttcatcttctgcttcatcctcctcatcttctgccacatcctcttcttctgattcctcctcatcttcatcatcctcacctTCTACAACCTCATTATCCTCCTCCTCACATATTCAAGAGTCAGCAGACAGTAGAAAGGATTCTGTAGCCCCCGCATACCCAGACAGCAAAGTCACCTATGACAAGCCCAGCATAACACATGCAAAACCCTCCACTACTGTTGTAAAAGAGACCAATTCACAGCAAACAGAGGCTACATCTGTAGGTAGAGGTTCAGCTTCAGCAGGACGCACCAATGGGTTCGGTTCTAGATATGGTTACAGTCGAAGATATCCAGGAATTATGTTTAGGGGCAATTCAACTCGAATTCTAAATGGTTACAAACCTGCCGTCACCTCACAGTCAAATTTACCAAGTAGAACTCCAAACCAAGCAACATCAAACACACGTaattcagtgacatcacagtccACTTTACCAGACAGGACTCAAAACCATAAAACACCACATACTTCCAATTCAGCAGCATCCAGGTCCCCTTCACAAGGTGGAACCCACAGTCATGCAACATCAGATCCACATAATCTTGACAAATTGCAGTCCACATCAGAGTCTGGGTCTCAAGGCTCTACAACTTCGCAGAACTCAGGCACCAATCCATCCACCACGCAGAGTAGATCTGCAACGTCACACgatacacagagttcaaacacATCACCTGAGCAAGACACAACAATCAGAGAAGGAAATTATGACAGTGtttacaaaaacacagatggagaAGTAACCAGAGTTGAAGAGCCTACTTCAAGCTCCAAACTACAACCCAcagaagagggaggggaggaagagggacgGCAGGAGAACATTAATGTAAAACCTGTGGTTCCTCGTACCAGAATTAGTCCCTCATTTGCTGAAAGATTTCCTTGGCTAGCAAGTCGTTACCCAGGCAGGTTTGGCTCAGGGACAAGGACATCATCTTCCAGGCAGGATGGTAGAAGCCCATTGACCAGGACTTCGTCCTCTATGGGGGCTAGCACACCTGTCTTGAGGGGGACACCCACGAGGGTTTCAGGGGCCACAGGTGCTGCAGGAGTGTCCGGGATACAGGAGACTAGTGAAGACCTCAGGAATCCTTCCACTCAGAATTCACTAAAGAATGGGGTCGGGGCAGGATCAATTAAGCCTTCTTTGACCAATCAAAATACAGCATCTAGTTACCCTAGAAACCCAACtacctcatcctcttcatcgtcctcctcttcagcagccACTTCTTCAAACTCTGATTCCCACCATTCCTCAAGTGGACATGGACACTCAAGTGAGCCCATCCATAGCGGAACCACTAATGACAATAACGATCATAATAAGGATTATCTCCATGAGAGGAGTACAGAAATCAGTGGAAAAAATGATAAAGTCTCAGACTCCACAGCAGGCCCAAAGAATCCTGTTTTAACTTCAGCTGATCCTCACAGAAAAGTAGAGGAAAATCAGAGTGTGGATACTTCCTCTCGCACAAGACCTGGCTCACCGTCTGGAGTCATTCCAACTCATCGTCGTCCTGGTGTAGGAATGAATGGGAGGATACGCTCTCCTCTGCTGGCTAACAGGCAGTTTGGTGGATCGAGACTCCCCATCAGACCACAGCCAGTACAGAACTCAAGGCTGGGTTCTTCAACATCTGAttcttcctcatcatcaactgattcctcttcttcctcaaatGTGCCAGTTTTGAACTCAGACCGTGATGTTGGTGGTGGCGCAACTGTGACACAGACAGGGGGATCTGGGGGCAACTCACAGTCCACATCAGCGTCATCGGCGTCTTCATCCACACCTAGAGACAGCTTTAGGGGCCAGGGGAGCAGGCCTCGTTATCCCATCGTACGAGGGAAACCAACCAATGGAGGACAACTCAAGCCTGCCAATGGAAATG GTAAAAATGGACGACCCAACCTGACAGCAACAAATGATAAAGAGTCTCCTTTCTCTCGTGGAACCAGCAAAGCCGTTGGTCAAAGGTTTATTACTGGACCTGATGGAACCAAATGG GTGGTAGACTTGGAGCAGGGGGTTCTTATGAACCAGGATGGGCAAGTTCTTCAGGACTCCCAAGGCAAACCCAAGAGAGTGGTGCTTGGAGAGGATGGACGCACGATTTTTG ACCTCATGGGCAGTCCCCTGGTAAACGAGGATGGTATGGCTCTGTTTGGCCATGGCCGAGATAGCCAGCCTGTGGTCAACCCCAAAGACAAAGTCCTCATGGTTGGAGGGAAACCTGTACTTGGCTTGGACCTTCCTCACCTCaggaccaccaccaccaccaccaccatggcTCCTACCACCACACCTGAACCCACTACTACTGACTGGTTCATAGAGGAGTCCACCACTGCACAGCCCTACCCAACCTGTCCACCTGGAACCTTCTCCAAAACAGATGAACTCGGGTACCCAGTGCTGGACCCAGAAGGAATATTGGACTGTTATCCAGAAG AGGAATCCTCAGGGATGGAAATGGACCACATGGTTACAGTGACCATGGCTGATGCTTTAGCTCTTAAGAAAG ATGAGCTTATTGTCCAGACCACCCGGCCACCCACAACCACCACTacaacaacaaccaccaccaccaccactgagATCGTGACTCTGGTGCCAGATACCAAACCTTTCAACAAAGGCCCTTCATCCGAGTTTGACCTCAGTGGGAAGAAGAGATTCACAG CTCCCTATGTGAACTACGTCCGAAAGGATCCGGGTGCTCCTTGCTCCCTGACGGAGGCTTTGGAGTATCTTCAGGTCGACGTCCTAGAAGACCTGATGGAGAAGGAAAgtctgacagccaatcagagacagcCTCCCAGAAACAAGCCACATAACTTCACCATCGTCGCCATGGAGGGCTGCCACTCATTTATCATCCTGGACTGGGCCCGCCCACTGAAGGATGACATGGTGTCAG GCTACATGGTCCACAGTGCTTCATATGACGATGTCCTCAACAACAGATGGTCCACTAGAGCCTCCAGCGGGACACACCTGCCTGTGGAGAATCTCAAACCCAACTCGAG gtACTACTTCAAAGTGCAGGCCAAGAATGTGTTTGGTTTGGGACCAATCAGCGAGACGCTCACCTATGTCACTGAATCAG ACGATCCTCTGCTCATTGAACGACCACCTG GTGGAGAACCAATCTGGGTTCCCTTTACGTTCAAGTATAACTCAGCCCACAGCAGCTGTAAGGGCAGCCAGTACGTCAAGCGGACGTGGTACAGGAAGTTCGTGGGCGTGGTTTTGTGTAACTCTCTGCGATACAAAATCTTCATGGGAGATGGTCTTAGAG AGCCCTTTTACAGTATAGGAGACACATTTGGCCAGGGAGAGGACCACTGCCAGTTTGTGGACTCCTACAGGGACGGGAGGACAGGCCCGGCCTACCTCTCAAATAATCTGCCGTCAGCACAAG GATTTTATCGCGCATACAGACAGGAGCCAGTGTCGTTTGGAGTTATTGGCCGACGTACATCCCATCCATTTGTCGGCTGGTATGAATGCGGGGTGCCAATCCCCGGGAAGTGGTAA